In the genome of Loxodonta africana isolate mLoxAfr1 chromosome 16, mLoxAfr1.hap2, whole genome shotgun sequence, one region contains:
- the NFKB2 gene encoding nuclear factor NF-kappa-B p100 subunit isoform X4, with protein sequence MDSCYDPALDGIMEYDFKFNPAIVEPKEPAPETADGPYLVIVEQPKQRGFRFRYGCEGPSHGGLPGASSEKGRKTYPTVKICNYEGPAKIEVDLVTHSDPPRAHAHSLVGKQCSELGVCTVSVGPKDMTAQFNNLGVLHVTKKNMMEIMTQKLQRQRLRSRPQGLTDAERRELEQEAKELKKVMDLSIVRLRFSAFLRASDGSFSLPLKPVISHPIHDSKSPGASNLKISRMDKTAGSVRGGDEVYLLCDKVQKDDIEVRFYEDDENGWQAFGDFSPTDVHKQYAIVFRTPPYHKMKIERPVTVFLQLKRKRGGDVSDSKQFTYYPLVEDKEEVQRKRRKALPAFSQPFGGGSHMGGGSGGSAGGYGGAGGGGGSLGFFPSSLAYSPYQSGAAPMGCYPGGGGGAQMAGSAPGVDAGEEAAESSAPQREPPGPEMLAQAREYNARLFGLARRSARALLDYGVTADARSLLAGQRHLLTAQDENGDTPLHLAIIHGQMNVIEQIAHVIYHAPHLGVVNLTNHLHQTPLHLAVITGQTSVVSFLLQVGADPALLDRHGDSALHLALRAGTPDLLRALLRSGGPAMPQLLHTPDYEGLYPVHLAVRARSPECLDLLVGDGAEVEAAERQGGRTALHLATEMEELGLVTHLVTKLGANVNARTFAGNTPLHLAAGLGSPTLTRLLLKAGADIHAENEEPLCPLPSPPTSGSDSDSEGPERDTRSSFRGHTPLDLTRSTKVKTLLLNAAQDTLEPPLTPPSPAGPGLSLGDAALQNLEQLLDGPGAQGSWAELAERLGLRSLVDTYRKTASPSGSLLRSYER encoded by the exons ATGGACAGTTGCTACGACCCA GCTCTGGATGGCATCATGGAATATGATTTCAAATTCAACCCTGCCATTGTGGAGCCCAAGGAGCCGGCCCCAGAGACAG CTGATGGCCCCTACCTGGTGATCGTGGAGCAGCCTAAGCAG CGAGGCTTCCGATTTCGCTATGGCTGCGAAGGACCCTCCCACGGAGGACTGCCAGGTGCCTCCAGCGAGAAAGGCCGGAAGACCTATCCTACAGTCAAG ATCTGTAACTACGAGGGACCAGCCAAGATCGAGGTGGACCTGGTAACACACAGTGACCCACCTCGCGCCCATGCCCACAGCCTAGTGGGCAAGCAATGCTCGGAGCTGGGGGTCTGCACTGTGTCTGTGGGGCCCAAGGACATGACTGCCCA GTTTAATAACTTGGGAGTATTGCATGTGACCAAGAAGAACATGATGGAGATTATGACACAGAAACTTCAGAGGCAACGACTCCGCTCCAGGCCCCAAGGCCTCACTG ATGCTGAGCGGAGGGAGCTAGAGCAGGAGGCCAAGGAACTGAAGAAGGTGATGGATTTGAGTATCGTGCGGCTGCGCTTCTCTGCCTTCCTTCGAGCCAGCGATGGCTCCTTTTCTTTGCCCCTGAAGCCAGTTATCTCCCACCCCATCCATGACAGCA AGTCTCCTGGGGCCTCGAATCTGAAGATTTCGAGAATGGACAAGACAGCTGGCTCTGTGCGGGGTGGAGACGAAGTTTATCTTCTTTGTGACAAGGTGCAAAAAG ATGACATTGAGGTTCGTTTCTACGAGGATGACGAGAATGGATGGCAGGCCTTCGGGGACTTCTCTCCCACAGATGTTCACAAACAG TATGCCATTGTGTTCCGGACACCCCCCTATCACAAGATGAAGATTGAGCGTCCTGTCACCGTGTTCCTCCAACTGAAACGCAAGCGTGGGGGGGATGTCTCTGACTCCAAACAGTTCACCTATTACCCACTGGTAGAAG acaaGGAGGAGGTGCAGCGGAAGCGGAGGAAGGCCTTGCCCGCCTTCTCCCAGCCCTTCGGGGGTGGCTCCCACATGGGTGGAGGCTCTGGAGGCTCTGCTGGAGGTTATGGAGGAGCTGGAGGAGGAG GTGGCAGCCTCGgctttttcccttcctccttgGCCTACAGCCCCTACCAGTCCGGCGCGGCCCCAATGGGCTGCTACCCGGGAGGCGGGGGCGGGGCCCAGATGGCCGGCTCGGCGCCTGGCGTAGATGCTGGGGAGGAAGCGGCAGAATCGAGCGCGCCCCAGCGGGAGCCGCCGGGCCCAGAGATGCTAGCTCAAG CCCGGGAGTACAACGCGCGCCTGTTCGGCCTGGCTCGGCGTAGCGCCCGTGCCTTGCTCGACTACGGCGTCACGGCGGACGCGCGCTCGCTGCTGGCGGGACAGCGCCACCTGCTGACTGCACAGGATGAGAACGGAGACAC GCCACTGCACCTGGCCATCATCCACGGGCAGATGAATGTCATTGAGCAGATAGCCCATGTGATCTACCACGCCCCACACCTCGGCGTCGTCAACCTCACCAACCACCTGCACCAG ACTCCCTTGCACCTGGCAGTGATCACTGGGCAGACAAGTGTGGTGAGCTTCCTGCTGCAGGTGGGCGCAGACCCTGCACTGCTGGATCGGCATGGAGACTCAGCCCTGCACCTGGCGCTGCGGGCTGGCACCCCTGACCTGCTGCGAGCACTGCTGCGGAGTGGGGGCCCTGCCATGCCCCAGCTGCTGCACACGCCAGACTATGAGG GGCTGTACCCGGTACACCTGGCAGTCCGTGCCCGCAGCCCCGAGTGCCTGGATTTGCTGGTGGGCGACGGGGCTGAGGTGGAAGCTGCAGAGCGGCAGGGAGGGCGAACTGCCCTGCATCTAGCCACAGAGATGGAGGAGCTGGGGCTGGTCACCCATCTGGTCACCAAG CTTGGTGCCAATGTGAATGCCCGCACCTTTGCGGGAAACACGCCCTTACACCTGGCAGCTGGCCTGGGATCCCCGACTCTTACCCGCCTCCTGCTAAAGGCTG GTGCTGACATCCATGCAGAGAATGAGGAGCCCCTGTGCCCACTGCCTTCACCCCCAACTTCTGGTAGTGACTCAGATTCTGAGGGACCAGAGAGGGACACCCGAAGCAGCTTCCGGGGCCACACCCCTCTTGACCTCACTCGCAGCACCAAG GTGAAGACTTTGCTGCTAAATGCTGCTCAGGACACCTTGGAGCCTCCCCTGACCCCACCCAGCCCGGCAG GGCCAGGGCTGTCACTTGGGGATGCAGCCCTGCAGAACCTGGAGCAGCTGCTAGATGGGCCAGGAGCCCAGGGAAGCTGGGCAGAGCTGGCAGAGCGGCTGGGGCTTCGTAGTCTGGTGGACACGTACCGAAAGACGGCCTCACCCAGCGGCAGCCTCCTGCGCAGTTACGAG AGGTGA
- the NFKB2 gene encoding nuclear factor NF-kappa-B p100 subunit isoform X3 yields the protein MVSAGQECGWPEWSLLITLFLCPWTFSEASDFAMAAKDPPTEDCQVPPARKAGRPILQSRFNNLGVLHVTKKNMMEIMTQKLQRQRLRSRPQGLTDAERRELEQEAKELKKVMDLSIVRLRFSAFLRASDGSFSLPLKPVISHPIHDSKSPGASNLKISRMDKTAGSVRGGDEVYLLCDKVQKDDIEVRFYEDDENGWQAFGDFSPTDVHKQYAIVFRTPPYHKMKIERPVTVFLQLKRKRGGDVSDSKQFTYYPLVEDKEEVQRKRRKALPAFSQPFGGGSHMGGGSGGSAGGYGGAGGGGGSLGFFPSSLAYSPYQSGAAPMGCYPGGGGGAQMAGSAPGVDAGEEAAESSAPQREPPGPEMLAQAREYNARLFGLARRSARALLDYGVTADARSLLAGQRHLLTAQDENGDTPLHLAIIHGQMNVIEQIAHVIYHAPHLGVVNLTNHLHQTPLHLAVITGQTSVVSFLLQVGADPALLDRHGDSALHLALRAGTPDLLRALLRSGGPAMPQLLHTPDYEGLYPVHLAVRARSPECLDLLVGDGAEVEAAERQGGRTALHLATEMEELGLVTHLVTKLGANVNARTFAGNTPLHLAAGLGSPTLTRLLLKAGADIHAENEEPLCPLPSPPTSGSDSDSEGPERDTRSSFRGHTPLDLTRSTKVKTLLLNAAQDTLEPPLTPPSPAGPGLSLGDAALQNLEQLLDGPGAQGSWAELAERLGLRSLVDTYRKTASPSGSLLRSYELAGGDLAGLLDALSDMGLEEGVRLLRGPEPRDKLPSTAEVKEDSAYGSQSVEQEAEKLGSAPEPPGGLCHGHPQPQVH from the exons ATGGTCAGTGCTGGTCAGGAGTGTGGCTGGCCAGAGTGGTCTCTCCTGATCACACTGTTTCTCTGCCCCTGGACCTTCAGCGAGGCTTCCGATTTCGCTATGGCTGCGAAGGACCCTCCCACGGAGGACTGCCAGGTGCCTCCAGCGAGAAAGGCCGGAAGACCTATCCTACAGTCAAG GTTTAATAACTTGGGAGTATTGCATGTGACCAAGAAGAACATGATGGAGATTATGACACAGAAACTTCAGAGGCAACGACTCCGCTCCAGGCCCCAAGGCCTCACTG ATGCTGAGCGGAGGGAGCTAGAGCAGGAGGCCAAGGAACTGAAGAAGGTGATGGATTTGAGTATCGTGCGGCTGCGCTTCTCTGCCTTCCTTCGAGCCAGCGATGGCTCCTTTTCTTTGCCCCTGAAGCCAGTTATCTCCCACCCCATCCATGACAGCA AGTCTCCTGGGGCCTCGAATCTGAAGATTTCGAGAATGGACAAGACAGCTGGCTCTGTGCGGGGTGGAGACGAAGTTTATCTTCTTTGTGACAAGGTGCAAAAAG ATGACATTGAGGTTCGTTTCTACGAGGATGACGAGAATGGATGGCAGGCCTTCGGGGACTTCTCTCCCACAGATGTTCACAAACAG TATGCCATTGTGTTCCGGACACCCCCCTATCACAAGATGAAGATTGAGCGTCCTGTCACCGTGTTCCTCCAACTGAAACGCAAGCGTGGGGGGGATGTCTCTGACTCCAAACAGTTCACCTATTACCCACTGGTAGAAG acaaGGAGGAGGTGCAGCGGAAGCGGAGGAAGGCCTTGCCCGCCTTCTCCCAGCCCTTCGGGGGTGGCTCCCACATGGGTGGAGGCTCTGGAGGCTCTGCTGGAGGTTATGGAGGAGCTGGAGGAGGAG GTGGCAGCCTCGgctttttcccttcctccttgGCCTACAGCCCCTACCAGTCCGGCGCGGCCCCAATGGGCTGCTACCCGGGAGGCGGGGGCGGGGCCCAGATGGCCGGCTCGGCGCCTGGCGTAGATGCTGGGGAGGAAGCGGCAGAATCGAGCGCGCCCCAGCGGGAGCCGCCGGGCCCAGAGATGCTAGCTCAAG CCCGGGAGTACAACGCGCGCCTGTTCGGCCTGGCTCGGCGTAGCGCCCGTGCCTTGCTCGACTACGGCGTCACGGCGGACGCGCGCTCGCTGCTGGCGGGACAGCGCCACCTGCTGACTGCACAGGATGAGAACGGAGACAC GCCACTGCACCTGGCCATCATCCACGGGCAGATGAATGTCATTGAGCAGATAGCCCATGTGATCTACCACGCCCCACACCTCGGCGTCGTCAACCTCACCAACCACCTGCACCAG ACTCCCTTGCACCTGGCAGTGATCACTGGGCAGACAAGTGTGGTGAGCTTCCTGCTGCAGGTGGGCGCAGACCCTGCACTGCTGGATCGGCATGGAGACTCAGCCCTGCACCTGGCGCTGCGGGCTGGCACCCCTGACCTGCTGCGAGCACTGCTGCGGAGTGGGGGCCCTGCCATGCCCCAGCTGCTGCACACGCCAGACTATGAGG GGCTGTACCCGGTACACCTGGCAGTCCGTGCCCGCAGCCCCGAGTGCCTGGATTTGCTGGTGGGCGACGGGGCTGAGGTGGAAGCTGCAGAGCGGCAGGGAGGGCGAACTGCCCTGCATCTAGCCACAGAGATGGAGGAGCTGGGGCTGGTCACCCATCTGGTCACCAAG CTTGGTGCCAATGTGAATGCCCGCACCTTTGCGGGAAACACGCCCTTACACCTGGCAGCTGGCCTGGGATCCCCGACTCTTACCCGCCTCCTGCTAAAGGCTG GTGCTGACATCCATGCAGAGAATGAGGAGCCCCTGTGCCCACTGCCTTCACCCCCAACTTCTGGTAGTGACTCAGATTCTGAGGGACCAGAGAGGGACACCCGAAGCAGCTTCCGGGGCCACACCCCTCTTGACCTCACTCGCAGCACCAAG GTGAAGACTTTGCTGCTAAATGCTGCTCAGGACACCTTGGAGCCTCCCCTGACCCCACCCAGCCCGGCAG GGCCAGGGCTGTCACTTGGGGATGCAGCCCTGCAGAACCTGGAGCAGCTGCTAGATGGGCCAGGAGCCCAGGGAAGCTGGGCAGAGCTGGCAGAGCGGCTGGGGCTTCGTAGTCTGGTGGACACGTACCGAAAGACGGCCTCACCCAGCGGCAGCCTCCTGCGCAGTTACGAG CTGGCTGGTGGGGACTTGGCGGGTCTGCTAGACGCCCTGTCTGACATGGGCCTAGAGGAGGGAGTGAGGCTGCTGAGGGGTCCTGAGCCCCGAGACAAGCTGCCCAGCACAG CAGAGGTGAAGGAGGACAGTGCTTACGGGAGCCAGTCGGTGGAACAGGAGGCAGAGAAGCTGGGCTCAGCCCCTGAGCCACCAGGAGGGCTTTGCCATGGGCACCCCCAACCTCAGGTGCACTGA